The following is a genomic window from Streptomyces lincolnensis.
CGAAGGTCGTCAGGAAACTGCTGACTCGGTACGCATCGCTGCGGATCGCGCAGGCGGAGAGGGAGAGGCAGGAGACGACACGTGAACTGGACGACGTCACCTACACGCTCTGCGTGATGATGAGCGCCGCCGACATCCACGAGGCGGTGGAGAAGGCGGACGCGCTGCTTCTGGCGGCCGCCCGTCCGGCAGAGA
Proteins encoded in this region:
- a CDS encoding DUF5133 domain-containing protein, with the translated sequence MLVPDPKVVRKLLTRYASLRIAQAERERQETTRELDDVTYTLCVMMSAADIHEAVEKADALLLAAARPAETAAADADDEEGLRLAV